In Mus musculus strain C57BL/6J chromosome 9, GRCm38.p6 C57BL/6J, one genomic interval encodes:
- the BC049352 gene encoding small integral membrane protein 35 isoform X1 — protein sequence MSSSGMAGSFLDQHQALHNSPNLFLSPQRQLQGDDSISTLGMILGVGLSLLLVSILGYSLAKWYQRGYCWDGPNFVFNLYQIRNLKDLEVGPPFTISGHMSSPDGGYMKFSNDRV from the exons ATGTCATCAAGTGGAATGGCTGGGAGCTTCCTGGACCAGCACCAAGCTCTTCACAATTCTCCTAACCTGTTCTTGTCCCCACAGAGGCAACTTCAAG GTGACGACTCCATCAGCACACTGGGCATGATCCTTGGAGTGGGACTGTCACTGCTGCTCGTGTCCATCCTAGGCTACAGTTTGGCCAAGTGGTACCAGCGCGGGTACTGCTGGGATG GGCCTAACTTTGTCTTCAACTTATATCAAATCCG GAACCTGAAGGACTTGGAGGTTGGCCCACCCTTCACCATCAGTGGCCACATGAGCAGCCCGGATGGTGGCTACATGAAGTTCTCCAATGACAGAGTCTGA
- the BC049352 gene encoding small integral membrane protein 35 isoform X2 encodes MMSKGDDSISTLGMILGVGLSLLLVSILGYSLAKWYQRGYCWDGPNFVFNLYQIRNLKDLEVGPPFTISGHMSSPDGGYMKFSNDRV; translated from the exons GTGACGACTCCATCAGCACACTGGGCATGATCCTTGGAGTGGGACTGTCACTGCTGCTCGTGTCCATCCTAGGCTACAGTTTGGCCAAGTGGTACCAGCGCGGGTACTGCTGGGATG GGCCTAACTTTGTCTTCAACTTATATCAAATCCG GAACCTGAAGGACTTGGAGGTTGGCCCACCCTTCACCATCAGTGGCCACATGAGCAGCCCGGATGGTGGCTACATGAAGTTCTCCAATGACAGAGTCTGA
- the BC049352 gene encoding small integral membrane protein 35, producing the protein MAGDDSISTLGMILGVGLSLLLVSILGYSLAKWYQRGYCWDGPNFVFNLYQIRNLKDLEVGPPFTISGHMSSPDGGYMKFSNDRV; encoded by the exons GTGACGACTCCATCAGCACACTGGGCATGATCCTTGGAGTGGGACTGTCACTGCTGCTCGTGTCCATCCTAGGCTACAGTTTGGCCAAGTGGTACCAGCGCGGGTACTGCTGGGATG GGCCTAACTTTGTCTTCAACTTATATCAAATCCG GAACCTGAAGGACTTGGAGGTTGGCCCACCCTTCACCATCAGTGGCCACATGAGCAGCCCGGATGGTGGCTACATGAAGTTCTCCAATGACAGAGTCTGA